The window GGCGACAAAACCGTGCTGGGCAATGTCATGGACAAGGTGGAACTCTACGAAGGCCACCCGCCCTGCATCAAGGGCCGCTGCCCCTGCCGCGGCTTCGACCACGTACAGCTCACCCCGGCGCAGGAAGCGCTGGTGGACGGCGTGCAGTATGCGGTGGTGGGCGACAACCGCGCCTCGGCCGACGCATTCGGTCGGGCCATGGCTGCCGAGCCTGCCCATCCTTGTGCAGAGAACAACCTCGGAGTGCTTGCATGGCGCAACGGCGACAAGGACGGAGCCATCCGCCATTTCGAGACCGCCCTTGCATCGCGGCCCGAACGCAGCGTCTATTCCGAGAACCTGTCCGCCGCTCGAAAAGGCGACCCTTTTGATCCGGAAATCTGTTTGGATGTCAATCCGGTCAAATCCAAGTAAACACTGGCCCCAACCATAAATCTCGGGTATGACCGACGGGTTGGCGCAACTGGACATGCAGCCTTCTCTTGAGTAACGTCTGGATGTTGCTGGAGGGAAGGGGAAAGCTGTCCGGCATATTTTTTTTGCTTTTTTTGGGTGATATGGATTCCAAGTCTTACAATATATTGATGTATTCCCATGACACGTACGGTCTGGGACACATCCGCCGCACCATGGCCATCGCACGCAATCTGGTGCGTCCGGGCGTCAACATCCTCATCGTCACGGGGTCTCCCATTGTCGGGCGCTACACCATGCCCGCCGGTATCGACTTCGTGCGCATGCCCGGCATGATCAAGAAGACGAACTCCATCTACGTCCCCCACTCCATCAAGGTCGATCCCAAGATCGCCATCTCCATCCGCAAGAACATCATCTCGGCCACGGCCAAGACGTTCAAGCCCGACCTCTTCATCGTGGACAAGGTGCCTTCCGGCCTCAAGAACGAAGTGCTCCCCACCCTCAAGTGGATCAAGAAGAACCTGCCCTGCACCCGCGTGGTCCTCGGTCTGCGCGACATCCTCGACGAAGCGAAATCCACGCAGGCGGATTGGAAGAAAAAGAAATTTCCCGAAATCCTGCGCGACCTCTACTCCGAAATCTGGGTCTACGGCGAACAGAAACTGTATGATCCCATCAAGGAATACGCCTTCCCGGAAGACATTGCGGAGAAGACCATCTTCACCGGCTACATTCCGCGCAAGGTGCCCAAAATGCGCAAGGCCAAACGCAAGCACAAACAGGTGGTCGTCACCATCGGCGGTGGCGGAGACGGCTACAGCGTCCTCGACAACTACCTCAAGATGCTGGAGACCAACGGCACCGTGAACTTCAAGACCCTGATGATCACCGGACCGTTCCTCGATCCCAAGCGCCTCGATGAGCTGGCCGACCGCGCCCGCGCCGTCAAGGTACAGATCAAGCCGTTCGTCAAGAATCTGGAAAAGCGCATGGCCGCTGCCGACCTCGTTGTCACCATGGGCGGCTACAACACCCTTTGCGAAATTCTGTCGCTGAAGAAGCCCGCGCTGGTCATCCCGCGTGACAAACCCCGCGAGGAACAGCTTCTGCGCGCCAAGGTCTTCAAGGGCCGTGGCATCTGCGACTACATCAAATGGGGCGATGTGTCCCCCGAGCTGCTGCGCGAAAAGGTCAATGCCCTGCTGGACGACTCGAGCCAGTGCGTATCCGAGCTCCAAACCTTCCGCATGACCGGCCTTGAAGTCATGCGCGAGCGCCTCGCCTACTTCCGAGAGAACTGCAGTGAATAACCTCCCCACGAATGGAAAAACCCTTGGCATGGTGCTCAAGGGGTATCCCCGCATTTCCGAGACTTTCATCTCCAACGAGATCCGCCTGCTGGAAGAGATGGGCTTCAAGATCCACATCTACTCCATGCGCGCCCCCCGCGAAAACTTCGCCCACGAATCCATCAAGCAGATCAAGGCCAAGGTCACCTACCTGCCCTCGTCCATGATCTGGGGCCTGCCCGCGTTTCTCTGGTACAACATCCGCCTCTTCGCCAGAATGCCGAAGCGGTATATGGCCTGTCTCAAGCTCATGATGAGCCGTTTCGCCCTTGCGCCCAAGAAGCACACCTGGATCAAACACATGCTCCAGGCCGGGTTCATCGTGCAGAAGACCATCATCGATGAAGGCGAAGACATCGGCCACTTCCACGGCCACTTTGCCCACACGCCGACCACGGTGACCATGTACGCCGCCAAGCTGCTCGGCGTGCCGTTCTCCTTCACGGCCCACGCCAAGGATATCTACACCCAGAATCCGCGCCGCTTTCAGGACAAGATCGACCTCGCCAAATTCGTTGTCACCTGCACCAAGTACAACGAAAAATATCTTTCCAAGGTCGCCCTCAACGGCAAGCCGATCCACTGCGTTTACCACGGCATCAACCTCGACCTGTTCTCGCCCAACGGGCGCGTCACCGAGGCCAAGACGCCGTACAAGATCCTGACCGTCGCCCGCTTCGTGGAGAAGAAGGGCCTCGACACCGTGCTCCGCGCACTGGCCAAGCTCCGCGCCGAGGGCATCGACTTCCGCTACACCCTCGTGGGTGAGGGCAAGGCTGCCTTCAACAAAAAGATTCGCAACCTCATCGACGAGTTGGGTCTGGCCGACGAGACCACACTGCCCGGCACCATCACTCACGAAGAAGTTATCACGCTCCTCAACGAAGCCGACTGCTTCACCCTCGGCTGTCGCGAGGCTGAAGACGGCGACCGCGACGGCATCCCCAACGTGGTGGCAGAAGCCATGGCCACCGGCGTGCCGGTTGCCGCCACCGATGTCTCCGGCGTGCCCGAGCTGGTCACCCATGAAGAGACCGGCATGCTGTGCCCGTCCAATGATGTGGATGCGCTGGCCGACATTCTGCGCCGCATCCTGACGGACGCCGAGCTGCGCGCCAAGGTTATTCCGGCAGCCCACGCCAAGGTGCATGAGGTCTTCAACAATAAGAAGCTCATTCACGACTTGGGGGAGATTTATATCTCGCATGGGGTGCCGTGTGCGGGCGCGAAGTAGCTTCTTTTTGGAAGAGAAGAAGTAGGAGAAGAGATAAGGAAGGCCGCCCTTTTGGGGCGGCTTTTTTGATGGTGATGTACGCTTTTCAAGCGTGAGAGCCGTCGCTATTACTCCTCCATGTCCTGCGCGGACGGCGGTTCTTTCTTGGCTGAGCCGCCCCAAGAAAGAACCAAAGAAACGCGGCTTTTCTAGCATGCCCGCCTCGTGAGTTCTCGCCGAGAATCTGATCCAAATAGAATGCCTTGAATCGTGCTGCGCGACGTTCGTCGCTGCCGATTGTTTGTGGTTTCGTCGGCATTCGATTTGGTCAGTTTCTATGGCTCATACTCAAGGGCTGATGCAGGTCTTTGTTTGGTAAAATGAGAGTTGTGCTAGAGCGAAAGGGCGCTCTACTCATCAACCCGCGCTGAAAGGCGAAAACCGATTTGAAAAGAGCCAAGCGAAGCGCTGGTTCGTTCAAATCGATTTTCGCCTTTCAACGCCAGTGGGGCCGGAGGCATTCTTAGAGCATTCTTATGGCGAGGGATGCTCCCAGCCAGAGGCCGGAGGAGACGATGCCGACCCAGGCGAATTTGGCCATGGGCGGGGAGAGCCATTTCTTTTGAACGATGAGACCGACGAAAATGACGTGCAGCGGCACCGGGAGCGCGAGCATCAGGCCAAACAGATGGTGATGGGCGTCGTGTGATTCTTCCGGGAAGAATTTCATGGCAAGATAGCCCGTCCACCAATCCACGAACACCATGACCAGAAGCATCAGCCCGATGGCTGAAACAAGGGTCGCAAAAATTCGAAAAACGCGCATGAACAGCCCTTATTTGTAGTAGATGCCGCACCCGACAAAGGCGTCCATATTGGGCACGGGGCGGACATAGGTCTTCTTGGGCTGCACCTTGCCGGTGGAGGGATTGGCGTACTTGTACTCCACCCAACCGCCGCCCATCTTGGCGAGGTTCACCATCTCGCGAATCTGGTAAACGCCGTCGGGATCGTGGACGTTCCAACGATTCTTGCCCGCGACCTCGGGCTTGGCACCAAGGGCGAGGCAGTTGCCGTCAAAAGTGTAAAAGAGCAGATAGTAGTCGCCGTCGATGAACTCACCATCGGGGTCCATGAAATCCGCAGCAGCCTGTTTGGCGCCCACGGCCTTGATATGGATAACGCCCTTGCTCACCAGGTCCTGGGCAGTTTGCTCACAACTTCCGGCCAAGGCGAAAGTGGACACGATCAACAGGACAACGGCAGCAAGGCTCAACGATTTGCTCATGGATACTCCTTTTGAATATCAGGCATAATGCCGCATGCGCCTGATTCTGGCAATCC of the Pseudodesulfovibrio sp. zrk46 genome contains:
- a CDS encoding glycosyltransferase, which produces MDSKSYNILMYSHDTYGLGHIRRTMAIARNLVRPGVNILIVTGSPIVGRYTMPAGIDFVRMPGMIKKTNSIYVPHSIKVDPKIAISIRKNIISATAKTFKPDLFIVDKVPSGLKNEVLPTLKWIKKNLPCTRVVLGLRDILDEAKSTQADWKKKKFPEILRDLYSEIWVYGEQKLYDPIKEYAFPEDIAEKTIFTGYIPRKVPKMRKAKRKHKQVVVTIGGGGDGYSVLDNYLKMLETNGTVNFKTLMITGPFLDPKRLDELADRARAVKVQIKPFVKNLEKRMAAADLVVTMGGYNTLCEILSLKKPALVIPRDKPREEQLLRAKVFKGRGICDYIKWGDVSPELLREKVNALLDDSSQCVSELQTFRMTGLEVMRERLAYFRENCSE
- a CDS encoding glycosyltransferase family 4 protein — encoded protein: MVLKGYPRISETFISNEIRLLEEMGFKIHIYSMRAPRENFAHESIKQIKAKVTYLPSSMIWGLPAFLWYNIRLFARMPKRYMACLKLMMSRFALAPKKHTWIKHMLQAGFIVQKTIIDEGEDIGHFHGHFAHTPTTVTMYAAKLLGVPFSFTAHAKDIYTQNPRRFQDKIDLAKFVVTCTKYNEKYLSKVALNGKPIHCVYHGINLDLFSPNGRVTEAKTPYKILTVARFVEKKGLDTVLRALAKLRAEGIDFRYTLVGEGKAAFNKKIRNLIDELGLADETTLPGTITHEEVITLLNEADCFTLGCREAEDGDRDGIPNVVAEAMATGVPVAATDVSGVPELVTHEETGMLCPSNDVDALADILRRILTDAELRAKVIPAAHAKVHEVFNNKKLIHDLGEIYISHGVPCAGAK
- a CDS encoding cache domain-containing protein, with product MSKSLSLAAVVLLIVSTFALAGSCEQTAQDLVSKGVIHIKAVGAKQAAADFMDPDGEFIDGDYYLLFYTFDGNCLALGAKPEVAGKNRWNVHDPDGVYQIREMVNLAKMGGGWVEYKYANPSTGKVQPKKTYVRPVPNMDAFVGCGIYYK